One genomic segment of Ricinus communis isolate WT05 ecotype wild-type chromosome 5, ASM1957865v1, whole genome shotgun sequence includes these proteins:
- the LOC8288813 gene encoding dof zinc finger protein DOF4.6, translated as MDTAQWPQEILVKPIEELVTNTCPKPASAAAAAALERKSRPQKEQALNCPRCNSTNTKFCYYNNYSLTQPRYFCKTCRRYWTEGGSLRNIPVGGGSRKNKRSSSSSSSSLSTCSSNSSSSSSKKLPDLVTPQISLSQSSTQNPNNNSNKIPEGHDLNLAFPSTQGIRSFSELIQVPSINEGNNNKNPSSTSNTTTSSQLSALELLTGISSRGLNSFMPMPVQDPNSVYTSGFPLQDFKPTLNFSLDGLGSGYGSLQGVQETGGRLLFPFEDLKQVSSTSTDIEQNREQGDSAGYWTGMLGGGGGSW; from the exons ATGGATACTGCTCAGTGGCCACAG gaGATACTGGTGAAACCAATAGAAGAGTTAGTCACAAATACATGTCCAAAGCCTGCaagtgctgctgctgctgctgctttgGAGAGGAAATCAAGACCTCAAAAAGAACAAGCTTTGAACTGCCCAAGGTGCAATTCAACAAACACAAAATTCTGTTATTATAATAACTACAGTCTTACACAGCCTAGATACTTTTGCAAGACGTGTAGAAGGTATTGGACTGAAGGTGGTTCTTTAAGAAACATCCCTGTTGGTGGTGGTTcaagaaagaacaaaagatcatcgtcatcttcttcttcttctttaagtACTTGTTCATctaattcttcatcttcatcttccaaGAAACTTCCTGATCTTGTTACACCGCAAATAAGTTTATCTCAATCTTCTACTCAAAAccctaataataatagtaataagaTCCCTGAAGGTCACGATCTAAACCTAGCATTTCCATCAACTCAAGGTATAAGAAGTTTCTCTGAGTTAATTCAAGTACCTAGCATTAATGAAGGCAACAACAATAAGAATCCTTCTTCTACATCAAATACTACAACATCATCTCAACTTTCAGCTTTGGAGCTTTTAACTGGAATTTCTTCGAGGGGTTTAAATTCGTTCATGCCTATGCCGGTTCAAGATCCGAATTCAGTTTACACATCAGGATTTCCTCTTCAAGATTTTAAACCAACCCTGAATTTCTCGCTAGATGGGCTTGGGAGTGGATACGGTAGTCTTCAAGGTGTTCAAGAAACTGGTGGAAggcttttgtttccttttgaAGATCTAAAACAAGTTTCAAGCACAAGTACTGACATTGAGCAAAATAGGGAGCAAGGTGATTCAGCTGGATATTGGACTGGAATGTTGGGCGGAGGTGGAGGATCGtggtaa
- the LOC8288814 gene encoding ORM1-like protein 2: MYVKAVPTTDVNRNTEWFTYPGVWTTYILMVFISWLIVLSLFGCSPGMAWTIVHLSHFVITYQFFHWKKGTPFADDQGIYNGLTWWEQIENGKQLTRNRKFLTVVPVVLYLIASHTTDYQNPMLFFNTLAVFVLVVAKFPHMHKVRIFGINADH, translated from the exons atgtATGTCAAAGCTGTGCCGACGACAGATGTGAACAGGAATACGGAATGGTTCACGTATCCAGGGGTTTGGACAACCTATATTCTCATGGTTTTTATTTCTTGGCTTATtgttctttctctctttggtTGCTCTCCTGGCATGGCCTGGACCATCGTTCACCTCTCTCATTTTGTT ATTACTTATCAGTTCTTTCACTGGAAGAAGGGAACCCCATTTGCTGATGACCAAGGTATCTACAATGGTTTGACTTGGTGGGAGCAAATAGAAAATGGCAAGCAATTGACCCGCAATAGGAAGTTTTTGACTGTTGTGCCTGTAGTTCT GTATTTGATAGCCTCGCACACGACAGACTATCAAAATCCAATGCTCTTCTTCAACACTTTGGCAGTATTCGTGCTGGTGGTAGCTAAGTTCCCACACATGCACAAGGTTCGCATATTCGGGATCAATGCTGATCACTGA
- the LOC8288815 gene encoding BTB/POZ domain-containing protein At3g05675, which translates to MEKTGVAKPCRLGDQSTSDITVHLRNSDGRPEIFYSHSSILVKKSKFFAHWCSNPDSGTCFEIHCSEYNYDHHVNFLRLLYLPAHLLLDSLESVKSAVGILEVSVAFSCEEITRSCIQYLEAVPWEDKEEEEILKAVSQLGPIAMPIISRIQPVDIRATKNVFVSAIRFATSTGGLFPPFGDELRLSAQEQVEYMLGEDEDTPLVTADDEVKSVVRMGLSKIFSSFEKQLSSLLLDFDLVSEAADAKILQTLSDLQWMCNILPKMDLMKEFVSNWVDISGKVLGVTEDNKLDYVMWGLKIKLIEVTGKVLEAVGYGNVILSTPCRVRLLNTWLPYIRKLKPLLDMKYDEDSTFPYKMDEDLCQSIEGAIVSLILALPSNDQADILADWMKADQVRYPDLSEAFEVWCYRTKSAKRRLVEGLDKVGNASAFDLSI; encoded by the coding sequence ATGGAAAAAACTGGAGTAGCCAAGCCTTGCAGACTTGGAGACCAAAGCACTAGTGACATTACTGTTCACTTGAGAAATAGTGATGGAAGACCTGAAATTTTCTATTCTCACTCTTCCATTCTGGTAAAGAAGAGCAAGTTCTTTGCACATTGGTGCTCTAATCCAGACTCTGGTACATGTTTTGAGATTCACTGCTCGGAGTATAATTATGATCACCATGTTAACTTTTTGAGATTGCTGTATCTCCCTGCACATCTGCTTTTGGACTCCTTAGAATCTGTCAAATCTGCTGTTGGTATACTTGAGGTGTCAGTTGCATTCAGCTGTGAAGAGATCACGAGGAGCTGCATTCAGTACCTAGAGGCTGTTCCTTGGGAGGAtaaggaagaggaagaaatCTTGAAAGCAGTTTCACAACTGGGTCCAATAGCTATGCCAATCATATCCAGGATCCAGCCAGTAGATATACGTGCTACAAAAAATGTTTTTGTTTCAGCAATTCGTTTTGCCACATCTACAGGCGGGTTGTTTCCTCCATTTGGTGATGAGCTTAGACTTTCTGCCCAAGAACAAGTAGAATACATGCTAGGGGAAGATGAGGATACACCATTAGTTACAGCTGATGATGAAGTAAAATCAGTTGTGAGAATGGGGCtttccaaaattttttcttcatttgaaAAGCAACTGTCCTCCTTGCTTTTGGATTTCGACCTTGTATCTGAGGCAGCTGATGCCAAAATATTGCAGACTCTATCTGATCTTCAGTGGATGTGTAACATACTTCCCAAGATGGATCTTATGAAGGAATTTGTTTCAAATTGGGTTGACATCTCGGGCAAAGTTTTAGGAGTAACTGAAGACAATAAACTTGATTATGTGATGTGGggtttgaaaataaaattgattgaaGTGACGGGAAAGGTATTGGAAGCAGTTGGCTATGGAAATGTGATTCTTTCAACGCCATGTCGGGTACGGCTGTTAAATACATGGCTGCCTTATATAAGGAAGTTGAAACCTCTTTTAGACATGAAATATGATGAAGACTCAACCTTTCCCTACAAGATGGATGAAGATCTATGCCAGAGCATTGAGGGGGCAATAGTCTCATTGATACTAGCATTGCCATCAAATGACCAAGCTGATATCCTAGCAGACTGGATGAAAGCAGACCAGGTTAGATATCCTGACCTGAGTGAAGCTTTTGAGGTTTGGTGTTACAGAACAAAGTCAGCAAAGAGAAGATTGGTAGAAGGCTTAGACAAGGTTGGAAATGCTTCAGCCTTTGATTTATCAATCTGA